The proteins below are encoded in one region of Agelaius phoeniceus isolate bAgePho1 chromosome 35, bAgePho1.hap1, whole genome shotgun sequence:
- the DDX23 gene encoding putative ATP-dependent RNA helicase DDX23 isoform X2 has protein sequence MAGEVADKKDRDASPVKEERKRSRSPERDRERDRERKGSPPAKERKRHRSRERRRSRSRSRSRSKSTERDRRHKERDRERSKKERDRDKDGHRRDKDRKRSSLSPGRGKDSKSRKDREARKAEEEEENALKKEKAQPLSLEELLAKKKAEEEAEAKPKFLSKAEREAEALRRRQQEVEERQRLLEEERKKRKQFQEMGRKMLDPQERERRERRERMERETNGTEDEEGRQKIREEKDKSKELHAIKERYLGGVKKRRRTRHLNDRKFVFEWDASEDTSIDYNPLYKERHQVQLLGRGFIAGIDLKQQKREQSRFYGDLMEKRRTLEEKEQEEARLRKLRKKEAKQRWDDRHWSQKKLDEMTDRDWRIFREDYSITTKGGKIPNPIRSWKDSSLPPHILEVIDKCGYKEPTPIQRQAIPIGLQNRDIIGVAETGSGKTAAFLIPLLVWITTLPKIDRIEESDQGPYAIILAPTRELAQQIEEETIKFGKPLGIRTVAVIGGISREDQGFRLRMGCEIVIATPGRLIDVLENRYLVLSRCTYVVLDEADRMIDMGFEPDVQKILEHMPVTNQKPDTDEAEDPEKMLANFESGKHKYRQTVMFTATMPPAVERLARSYLRRPAVVYIGSAGKPHERVEQKVFLMSESEKRKKLLAILEQGFDPPIIIFVNQKKGCDVLAKSLEKMGYNACTLHGGKGQEQREFALSNLKAGAKDILVATDVAGRGIDIHDVSMVVNYDMAKNIEDYIHRIGRTGRAGKSGVAITFLTKEDSTVFYDLKQAILESPVSSCPPELANHPDAQHKPGTILTKKRREETIFA, from the exons ATGGCCGGAGAAGTGGCGGACAAGAAGGATCGGGACGCATCCCCGgtgaaggaggagaggaaacGTTCCCGCTCCCCGGAACGGGACCGGGAACGGGACCGGGAGCGCAAGGGCTCCCCCCCGGCCAAGGAGCGGAAGCGGCACCGATCCCGGGAGCGCCGGAGGAGCCGCTCCCGATCCCGGTCCCGCTCCAAGTCCACAGAGAG ggaTCGGCGGCACAAGGAGCGGGACCGGGAGCGCAGCAAGAAGGAgcgggacagggacaaggatgGGCACCGGAGGGACAAGGACCGTAAGCGGTCCAG TTTGTCCCCGGGCAGGGGGAAAGACTCCAAGTCTCGGAAGGATCGGGAGGCACGgaaagcagaggaagaggaggaaaatgccctgaagaaggagaag GCACAGCCGCTGTCCTTGGAGGAGCTCCTGGCAAAGAAGAAGGCAGAAGAGGAGGCAGAAGCCAAG CCCAAGTTCCTGTCCAAGGCGGAGCGGGAGGCCGAGGCCctgcggcggcggcagcaggaGGTGGAGGAGCGACAGcggctgctggaggaggagaggaagaagaggaaacaaTTCCAGGAGATGGGCAGGAAGATGCTGG ACCCCCAGGAGCGCGAGCGCCGGGAGCGCCGCGAGCGCATGGAGCGGGAGACCAACGGCACCGAGGATGAGGAGGGCAGGCAGAAGATCCGGGAGGAGAAGGACAAAAGCAAAGAGCTCCACGCCAtcaag GAGCGGTACCTGGGGGGGGTGAAGAAGCGGCGGCGCACGCGGCACCTCAACGACCGCAAGTTCGTGTTCGAGTGGGACGCATCAGAGGACACCTCCATCGACTACAACCCCCT GTACAAGGAGAGGCAccaggtgcagctgctgggccGTGGCTTCATCGCCGGCATCGACCTGAAGCAGCAGAAACGGGAGCAGTCGCGGTTCTACGGGGACCTGATGGAGAAGAGGAGgacactggaggagaaggagcaagAGGA ggcgCGGCTGCGGAAGCTGCGGAAGAAGGAGGCCAAGCAGCGCTGGGATGACCGGCACTGGTCCCAGAAGAAGCTGGATGAGATGACAGACAGGGACTGGCGCATCTTCCGTGAGGATTACAGCATCACCACCAAGGGGGGcaagatcccaaatcccatccgCTCCTGGAAGGactcctccctgcccccccaCATCCTGGAGGTCATTGACAAGTGTGGATACAAG GAGCCGACCCCGATCCAGCGCCAGGCCATCCCCATCGGGCTGCAGAACCGCGACATCATCGGCGTGGCCGAGACCGGCAGCGGCAAAACGGCGGCGTTCCTGATCCCGCTGCTCGTGTGGATCACCACCCTGCCCAAAATCGAccg CATCGAGGAGTCAGACCAGGGGCCCTACGCCATCATCCTGGCCCCCACCCGTGAGCTGGCCCAGCAGATTGAGGAGGAAACCATCAAATTTGGGAAACCCCTGGGCATCCGCACCGTGGCCGTGATCGGCGGCATCTCCCGCGAGGACCAGGGCTTCCGGCTGCGCATGGGCTGCGAG atTGTCATTGCCACCCCGGGCCGGCTCATTGACGTGCTGGAGAACCGGTACCTGGTGCTGAGCCGCTGCACCTACGTGGTGCTGGACGAGGCCGACCGCATGATCGACATGGGCTTCGAGCCTGACGTGCAGAAGATCCTGGAGCACATGCCTGTCACCAACCAGAAACCTGACACTGATGAAGCTGAGGACCCCGAGAAGATGTTGGCCAACTTTGAGTCCGGGAAGCACAAGTACAGACAG ACTGTCATGTTCACAGCCACCATGCCCCCCGCCGTGGAGCGCCTGGCCCGCAGTTACCTGCGGCGCCCGGCCGTGGTTTACATCGGCTCTGCGGGCAAACCCCACGAGAGGGTGGAGCAGAAGGTGTTCCTCATGTCCGAGTCCGAGAAGAG GAAGAAGCTGTTGGCCATCCTGGAGCAGGGCTTCGACCCGCCCATCATCATCTTCGTCAACCAGAAGAAGGGCTGCGATGTGCTGGCCAAGTCCCTGGAGAAGATGGGg TACAATGCCTGCACCCTGCACGGTGGCAAGGGCCAGGAGCAGAGAGAATTCGCCCTCTCCAACCTCAAGGCTGGAGCCAAGGACATCCTGGTGGCCACGGACGTGGCTGGACGTGGCATCGACATCCACGACGTCTCCATGGTGGTCAACTACGACATGGCCAAGAACATCGAGG ATTACATCCACCGCATTGGGCGCACGGGCCGAGCAGGGAAGAGCGGCGTGGCCATCACCTTCCTCACCAAGGAGGACTCCACGGTGTTCTACGACCTCAAACAGGCCATCCTGGAGAGCCCCGTGTCCTCGTGCCCCCCCGAGCTGGCAAACCACCCCGATGCCCAGCACAAGCCGGGCACCATCCTCACCAAGAAGCGGCGGGAGGAGACCATCTTCGCCTGA
- the DDX23 gene encoding putative ATP-dependent RNA helicase DDX23 isoform X1 — translation MAGEVADKKDRDASPVKEERKRSRSPERDRERDRERKGSPPAKERKRHRSRERRRSRSRSRSRSKSTERDRRHKERDRERSKKERDRDKDGHRRDKDRKRSSLSPGRGKDSKSRKDREARKAEEEEENALKKEKAQPLSLEELLAKKKAEEEAEAKPKFLSKAEREAEALRRRQQEVEERQRLLEEERKKRKQFQEMGRKMLEDPQERERRERRERMERETNGTEDEEGRQKIREEKDKSKELHAIKERYLGGVKKRRRTRHLNDRKFVFEWDASEDTSIDYNPLYKERHQVQLLGRGFIAGIDLKQQKREQSRFYGDLMEKRRTLEEKEQEEARLRKLRKKEAKQRWDDRHWSQKKLDEMTDRDWRIFREDYSITTKGGKIPNPIRSWKDSSLPPHILEVIDKCGYKEPTPIQRQAIPIGLQNRDIIGVAETGSGKTAAFLIPLLVWITTLPKIDRIEESDQGPYAIILAPTRELAQQIEEETIKFGKPLGIRTVAVIGGISREDQGFRLRMGCEIVIATPGRLIDVLENRYLVLSRCTYVVLDEADRMIDMGFEPDVQKILEHMPVTNQKPDTDEAEDPEKMLANFESGKHKYRQTVMFTATMPPAVERLARSYLRRPAVVYIGSAGKPHERVEQKVFLMSESEKRKKLLAILEQGFDPPIIIFVNQKKGCDVLAKSLEKMGYNACTLHGGKGQEQREFALSNLKAGAKDILVATDVAGRGIDIHDVSMVVNYDMAKNIEDYIHRIGRTGRAGKSGVAITFLTKEDSTVFYDLKQAILESPVSSCPPELANHPDAQHKPGTILTKKRREETIFA, via the exons ATGGCCGGAGAAGTGGCGGACAAGAAGGATCGGGACGCATCCCCGgtgaaggaggagaggaaacGTTCCCGCTCCCCGGAACGGGACCGGGAACGGGACCGGGAGCGCAAGGGCTCCCCCCCGGCCAAGGAGCGGAAGCGGCACCGATCCCGGGAGCGCCGGAGGAGCCGCTCCCGATCCCGGTCCCGCTCCAAGTCCACAGAGAG ggaTCGGCGGCACAAGGAGCGGGACCGGGAGCGCAGCAAGAAGGAgcgggacagggacaaggatgGGCACCGGAGGGACAAGGACCGTAAGCGGTCCAG TTTGTCCCCGGGCAGGGGGAAAGACTCCAAGTCTCGGAAGGATCGGGAGGCACGgaaagcagaggaagaggaggaaaatgccctgaagaaggagaag GCACAGCCGCTGTCCTTGGAGGAGCTCCTGGCAAAGAAGAAGGCAGAAGAGGAGGCAGAAGCCAAG CCCAAGTTCCTGTCCAAGGCGGAGCGGGAGGCCGAGGCCctgcggcggcggcagcaggaGGTGGAGGAGCGACAGcggctgctggaggaggagaggaagaagaggaaacaaTTCCAGGAGATGGGCAGGAAGATGCTGG aaGACCCCCAGGAGCGCGAGCGCCGGGAGCGCCGCGAGCGCATGGAGCGGGAGACCAACGGCACCGAGGATGAGGAGGGCAGGCAGAAGATCCGGGAGGAGAAGGACAAAAGCAAAGAGCTCCACGCCAtcaag GAGCGGTACCTGGGGGGGGTGAAGAAGCGGCGGCGCACGCGGCACCTCAACGACCGCAAGTTCGTGTTCGAGTGGGACGCATCAGAGGACACCTCCATCGACTACAACCCCCT GTACAAGGAGAGGCAccaggtgcagctgctgggccGTGGCTTCATCGCCGGCATCGACCTGAAGCAGCAGAAACGGGAGCAGTCGCGGTTCTACGGGGACCTGATGGAGAAGAGGAGgacactggaggagaaggagcaagAGGA ggcgCGGCTGCGGAAGCTGCGGAAGAAGGAGGCCAAGCAGCGCTGGGATGACCGGCACTGGTCCCAGAAGAAGCTGGATGAGATGACAGACAGGGACTGGCGCATCTTCCGTGAGGATTACAGCATCACCACCAAGGGGGGcaagatcccaaatcccatccgCTCCTGGAAGGactcctccctgcccccccaCATCCTGGAGGTCATTGACAAGTGTGGATACAAG GAGCCGACCCCGATCCAGCGCCAGGCCATCCCCATCGGGCTGCAGAACCGCGACATCATCGGCGTGGCCGAGACCGGCAGCGGCAAAACGGCGGCGTTCCTGATCCCGCTGCTCGTGTGGATCACCACCCTGCCCAAAATCGAccg CATCGAGGAGTCAGACCAGGGGCCCTACGCCATCATCCTGGCCCCCACCCGTGAGCTGGCCCAGCAGATTGAGGAGGAAACCATCAAATTTGGGAAACCCCTGGGCATCCGCACCGTGGCCGTGATCGGCGGCATCTCCCGCGAGGACCAGGGCTTCCGGCTGCGCATGGGCTGCGAG atTGTCATTGCCACCCCGGGCCGGCTCATTGACGTGCTGGAGAACCGGTACCTGGTGCTGAGCCGCTGCACCTACGTGGTGCTGGACGAGGCCGACCGCATGATCGACATGGGCTTCGAGCCTGACGTGCAGAAGATCCTGGAGCACATGCCTGTCACCAACCAGAAACCTGACACTGATGAAGCTGAGGACCCCGAGAAGATGTTGGCCAACTTTGAGTCCGGGAAGCACAAGTACAGACAG ACTGTCATGTTCACAGCCACCATGCCCCCCGCCGTGGAGCGCCTGGCCCGCAGTTACCTGCGGCGCCCGGCCGTGGTTTACATCGGCTCTGCGGGCAAACCCCACGAGAGGGTGGAGCAGAAGGTGTTCCTCATGTCCGAGTCCGAGAAGAG GAAGAAGCTGTTGGCCATCCTGGAGCAGGGCTTCGACCCGCCCATCATCATCTTCGTCAACCAGAAGAAGGGCTGCGATGTGCTGGCCAAGTCCCTGGAGAAGATGGGg TACAATGCCTGCACCCTGCACGGTGGCAAGGGCCAGGAGCAGAGAGAATTCGCCCTCTCCAACCTCAAGGCTGGAGCCAAGGACATCCTGGTGGCCACGGACGTGGCTGGACGTGGCATCGACATCCACGACGTCTCCATGGTGGTCAACTACGACATGGCCAAGAACATCGAGG ATTACATCCACCGCATTGGGCGCACGGGCCGAGCAGGGAAGAGCGGCGTGGCCATCACCTTCCTCACCAAGGAGGACTCCACGGTGTTCTACGACCTCAAACAGGCCATCCTGGAGAGCCCCGTGTCCTCGTGCCCCCCCGAGCTGGCAAACCACCCCGATGCCCAGCACAAGCCGGGCACCATCCTCACCAAGAAGCGGCGGGAGGAGACCATCTTCGCCTGA